One segment of Streptomyces sp. NBC_00576 DNA contains the following:
- the uvrA gene encoding excinuclease ABC subunit UvrA yields MADRLIVRGAREHNLKNVSLDLPRDSLIVFTGLSGSGKSSLAFDTIFAEGQRRYVESLSSYARQFLGQMDKPDVDFIEGLSPAVSIDQKSTSRNPRSTVGTITEVYDYLRLLFARIGKPHCPECGRPISRQSPQAIVDKVLELPEGSRFQVLSPLVRERKGEFVDLFADLQTKGYSRARVDGETIQLSDPPALKKQEKHTIEVVIDRLTVKEGAKRRLTDSVETALGLAGGMVVLDFVDLPEDDPERERMYSEHLYCAYDDLSFEELEPRSFSFNSPFGACPDCSGIGTRMEVDPELIVPDEDKSLDEGAIHPWSHGHTKDYFSRLITALADALGFRTDIPFAGLPQRARKALLHGHKTQIEVRYRNRYGRERVYTTPFEGAVPFVKRRHSESESDASRERFEGYMREVPCPTCQGTRLKPIVLAVTVMERSIAEVAAMSISDCADFLAKLKLDARDKKIAERVLKEVNERLKFLVDVGLDYLSLNRAAGTLSGGEAQRIRLATQIGSGLVGVLYVLDEPSIGLHQRDNHRLIETLVRLRDMGNTLIVVEHDEDTIKVADWIVDIGPGAGEHGGKVVHSGSLKELLANDESMTGQYLSGKKAIPLPDIRRPQDPSRRLTVHGARENNLQDIDVSFPLGVLTAVTGVSGSGKSTLVNDILYTHLARELNGARSVPGRHTRVEGDDLVDKVVHVDQSPIGRTPRSNPATYTGVFDHVRRLFAETVEAKVRGYLPGRFSFNVKGGRCENCAGDGTIKIEMNFLPDVYVPCEVCHGARYNRETLEVHYKGKSIADILNMPIEEGRNFFEAVPAIARHLNTLHDVGLGYVRLGQSATTLSGGEAQRVKLASELQKRSTGRTVYVLDEPTTGLHFEDISKLLKVLSGLVDKGNTVIVIEHNLDVIKTADWVVDMGPEGGAGGGLVVAEGTPEEVAGVATSHTGKFLREVLGAERVSDATSVKAPRQTAVKKAAAARSTPAKTAKKTAGSAAAKKTAGSAAAKKTAGTAKTAAPAKKTTTRARKA; encoded by the coding sequence GTGGCCGACCGTCTCATCGTCCGTGGCGCGCGCGAGCACAATCTCAAGAATGTCTCGCTCGACCTCCCGCGCGACTCGCTCATCGTCTTCACGGGCCTGTCCGGGTCGGGCAAGTCCTCCCTGGCCTTCGACACGATCTTCGCCGAGGGCCAGCGCCGCTACGTCGAGTCGCTCTCGTCGTACGCCCGCCAGTTCCTCGGCCAGATGGACAAGCCGGACGTCGACTTCATCGAGGGCCTTTCGCCGGCCGTCTCGATCGACCAGAAGTCGACCTCGCGCAATCCGCGCTCGACGGTCGGCACCATCACCGAGGTCTACGACTACCTGCGTCTGCTCTTCGCGCGTATCGGCAAGCCGCACTGCCCCGAGTGCGGTCGCCCCATCTCACGTCAGTCGCCGCAGGCCATCGTCGACAAGGTCCTGGAGCTGCCGGAGGGGAGCCGCTTCCAGGTGCTGTCGCCACTGGTGCGTGAGCGCAAGGGCGAGTTCGTCGACCTGTTCGCGGACCTCCAGACCAAGGGCTACTCCCGCGCGCGGGTGGACGGCGAGACGATCCAGCTGTCCGACCCGCCCGCGCTGAAGAAGCAGGAGAAGCACACCATCGAGGTGGTCATCGACCGCCTCACGGTCAAGGAGGGCGCCAAGCGCCGCCTCACCGACTCCGTGGAGACCGCCCTCGGTCTCGCCGGCGGCATGGTCGTGCTCGACTTCGTCGACCTCCCCGAGGACGACCCCGAGCGCGAGCGCATGTACTCGGAGCACCTGTACTGCGCGTACGACGACCTGTCCTTCGAGGAACTGGAGCCCCGCTCCTTCTCCTTCAACTCGCCCTTCGGTGCCTGCCCCGACTGCTCGGGCATCGGCACACGCATGGAGGTCGATCCCGAGCTGATCGTCCCGGACGAGGACAAGTCCCTCGACGAGGGCGCCATCCACCCCTGGTCGCACGGCCACACCAAGGACTACTTCAGCCGCCTCATCACCGCCCTCGCGGACGCGCTGGGATTCCGTACCGACATCCCCTTCGCGGGCCTTCCGCAGCGCGCCAGGAAGGCGCTCCTGCACGGACACAAGACCCAGATCGAGGTGCGCTACCGCAACCGGTACGGCCGTGAGCGCGTGTACACCACGCCCTTCGAAGGTGCCGTCCCGTTCGTGAAGCGCCGGCACAGCGAGTCCGAGAGCGACGCCAGCCGGGAGCGCTTCGAGGGCTATATGCGCGAGGTGCCCTGCCCCACCTGCCAGGGCACCCGCCTCAAGCCGATCGTCCTCGCGGTCACGGTCATGGAGAGGTCCATCGCCGAGGTCGCCGCGATGTCGATCAGCGACTGTGCGGACTTCCTGGCCAAGCTGAAGCTCGACGCCCGCGACAAGAAGATCGCCGAGAGGGTGCTCAAGGAGGTCAACGAACGGCTGAAGTTCCTGGTCGACGTCGGCCTCGACTACCTCTCGCTGAACCGCGCGGCAGGCACCCTCTCCGGCGGCGAGGCCCAGCGCATCCGCCTCGCGACCCAGATCGGCTCCGGACTGGTCGGCGTCCTGTACGTCCTCGACGAACCCTCCATCGGCCTGCACCAGCGCGACAACCACCGGCTGATCGAAACCCTGGTCCGGCTGCGGGACATGGGTAACACGCTCATCGTCGTCGAGCACGACGAGGACACCATCAAGGTCGCCGACTGGATCGTCGACATCGGCCCCGGCGCGGGCGAGCACGGTGGCAAGGTCGTGCACAGTGGCTCCCTGAAGGAACTCCTCGCCAACGACGAGTCGATGACCGGCCAGTACCTGTCGGGCAAGAAGGCCATCCCGCTGCCCGACATCCGGCGCCCGCAGGACCCGTCCCGCAGGCTCACCGTGCACGGCGCCCGAGAGAACAACCTGCAGGACATCGACGTTTCGTTCCCCCTGGGTGTCCTCACGGCCGTCACCGGGGTGTCCGGCTCCGGAAAGTCGACGCTGGTCAACGACATCCTGTACACCCACCTCGCCCGCGAGCTGAACGGCGCCCGCAGCGTGCCCGGCCGCCACACGCGCGTGGAGGGCGACGACCTCGTCGACAAGGTCGTGCACGTCGACCAGTCGCCCATCGGCCGCACCCCGCGGTCGAACCCGGCGACGTACACCGGTGTCTTCGACCACGTACGCAGGCTGTTCGCGGAGACGGTCGAGGCGAAGGTGCGGGGCTATCTGCCCGGCCGCTTCTCCTTCAACGTCAAGGGCGGACGCTGCGAGAACTGCGCGGGCGACGGCACCATCAAGATCGAGATGAACTTCCTCCCGGACGTGTACGTCCCGTGCGAGGTCTGCCACGGCGCCCGCTACAACCGGGAGACCCTGGAGGTCCACTACAAGGGCAAGTCCATCGCCGACATCCTGAACATGCCGATCGAGGAGGGCCGGAACTTCTTCGAGGCCGTCCCGGCGATCGCCCGCCACCTCAACACGCTGCACGACGTCGGCCTCGGCTACGTCAGGCTCGGTCAGTCCGCGACGACCCTGTCCGGCGGCGAGGCCCAGCGGGTGAAGCTCGCCAGCGAACTCCAGAAGCGTTCCACCGGCCGCACGGTGTACGTCCTGGACGAGCCGACCACCGGTCTGCACTTCGAGGACATCAGCAAGCTCCTCAAGGTCCTCTCCGGCCTGGTCGACAAGGGCAACACGGTCATCGTCATCGAGCACAACCTCGATGTCATCAAGACCGCCGACTGGGTCGTCGACATGGGCCCCGAGGGCGGCGCCGGCGGCGGTCTCGTCGTCGCCGAGGGCACGCCGGAGGAGGTCGCCGGGGTTGCCACCAGCCACACCGGCAAGTTCCTGCGCGAGGTCCTGGGCGCCGAGCGGGTCAGCGACGCCACGTCGGTGAAGGCCCCGCGTCAGACGGCCGTCAAGAAGGCGGCGGCGGCCAGGTCGACGCCGGCGAAGACGGCGAAGAAGACGGCCGGCAGCGCTGCGGCGAAGAAGACGGCCGGCAGCGCTGCGGCGAAGAAGACGGCCGGGACCGCGAAGACGGCGGCTCCGGCGAAGAAGACGACGACTCGGGCCCGCAAGGCCTGA
- a CDS encoding carbohydrate kinase family protein produces MIVVAGEALIDLVPHAAGALANLRPALGGGPYNTAVALGRLGSPTAFCSRVSSDAFGEALLGGLREAGVNVSSVQRGSEPTTLAVASIGVDGSAAYSFYVEGTADRLFTAPAQLPDTARAVSFGTCSLVLEPGASAYEELLRSAAAQGVFTALDPNIRAVLIPDADAYRARFTSWLPSVSLLKLSEEDATWLGGTPRDWLAAGPAAVVVTRGGDGLTVFTRDGAEHSVPGEKVDVVDTIGAGDTVNAALLHGLSVRDALSPAALAGLGPDGWTDLLRLAARAAAITCSRAGAEPPYAAELGSL; encoded by the coding sequence GTGATCGTCGTCGCCGGTGAGGCCCTCATCGACCTGGTACCGCACGCGGCGGGCGCCCTCGCGAATCTGCGACCGGCGCTCGGTGGCGGGCCCTACAACACGGCGGTGGCCCTCGGCCGCCTCGGCTCCCCCACCGCGTTCTGTTCCCGTGTCTCGTCCGACGCCTTCGGCGAGGCACTGCTCGGCGGGCTGCGGGAGGCAGGCGTCAACGTGTCGTCCGTGCAGCGCGGCAGCGAGCCGACAACCCTCGCGGTCGCCTCGATCGGTGTGGACGGCTCCGCCGCCTACTCCTTCTATGTCGAGGGCACCGCAGACCGACTGTTCACCGCGCCCGCTCAACTCCCCGACACGGCCAGGGCGGTGTCCTTCGGCACCTGCTCGCTGGTCCTGGAGCCGGGCGCGAGCGCGTACGAGGAACTGCTGCGGAGCGCTGCCGCGCAGGGCGTGTTCACCGCGCTCGATCCGAATATCAGGGCGGTGCTGATCCCCGATGCGGACGCCTACAGGGCTCGTTTCACCAGCTGGCTGCCGTCGGTGTCCCTGCTCAAGCTCTCGGAGGAGGACGCGACGTGGCTCGGCGGAACTCCGCGCGATTGGCTGGCCGCCGGCCCTGCGGCCGTCGTGGTCACCCGGGGCGGCGACGGACTGACCGTCTTCACCCGTGACGGCGCGGAACACTCCGTGCCCGGCGAGAAGGTCGACGTCGTGGACACGATCGGTGCCGGGGACACCGTGAACGCGGCGCTGCTGCACGGCTTGTCGGTCCGGGACGCCCTTTCCCCGGCGGCTCTGGCCGGCCTCGGCCCCGACGGCTGGACCGACCTGCTCCGCCTCGCGGCCCGTGCGGCGGCGATCACCTGCTCACGAGCGGGAGCGGAACCGCCGTACGCGGCCGAACTGGGCTCTCTGTAG
- a CDS encoding LacI family DNA-binding transcriptional regulator yields the protein MATMADVARHARVSVATVSHVLNNTRVVRPATRQAVLDAIEVLGYTPNTLARSLVTARTRSIGLAVSAISNPYFTEILQGVEAGALEHGYSLLIADPHDDPEHERKVVQLLHERRVDGMIVAPSADPGALVAYLTRHDVPTVFLDRLLDTPSDSTPRFDQVCAENAEPMARLIAHLTALGHKRIGLVAGRPGLSTTTERIAGYRIGLAAAGLPHDERLVAHGDSESEGAERATTALLSLTAPPTALVTANNAMTIGALRALRERGLTVPDDLALCCFDDFAWADLFSPGLTAIAQPGKDIGAQAVRLLLDRLADPDRPTRTVRLPCAFLHRESCGCTDQKHHKNASQSGKGPVS from the coding sequence ATGGCGACGATGGCTGACGTCGCGAGGCACGCGCGCGTGTCCGTGGCGACCGTCTCGCACGTACTCAACAACACCCGTGTCGTGCGCCCCGCGACCCGCCAGGCCGTCCTCGATGCCATCGAAGTGCTGGGCTACACCCCGAACACGCTGGCCCGTTCCCTGGTCACCGCACGGACGCGGTCCATCGGACTCGCGGTGTCGGCGATCAGCAACCCTTACTTCACGGAGATCCTCCAGGGCGTCGAGGCCGGTGCCCTGGAGCACGGCTACAGCCTCCTCATCGCCGACCCGCACGACGACCCCGAGCACGAACGCAAGGTCGTCCAGCTGCTGCACGAGCGACGCGTGGACGGCATGATCGTGGCCCCATCGGCGGACCCCGGCGCCCTGGTCGCCTACCTGACGCGGCACGACGTACCGACGGTGTTCCTGGACCGGTTGCTCGACACCCCGTCGGACAGCACCCCGCGCTTCGACCAGGTGTGCGCCGAGAACGCCGAACCGATGGCCCGGCTGATCGCCCACCTCACCGCGCTGGGCCACAAACGCATCGGCCTGGTCGCGGGCCGCCCCGGCCTCAGCACGACGACGGAACGGATCGCCGGTTACCGCATCGGCCTCGCGGCCGCCGGGCTCCCCCACGACGAACGCCTGGTGGCCCATGGCGACTCCGAGTCGGAGGGGGCCGAGCGGGCCACCACCGCCCTGCTCTCCCTCACGGCGCCCCCGACCGCCCTCGTCACCGCCAACAACGCGATGACCATCGGCGCCCTGCGCGCCCTGCGCGAGCGGGGCCTCACCGTGCCGGACGACCTGGCCCTGTGCTGTTTCGACGACTTCGCGTGGGCCGACCTGTTCTCCCCCGGGCTCACCGCGATCGCGCAACCCGGCAAGGACATCGGGGCCCAGGCCGTACGTCTGCTCCTGGACCGCCTGGCCGACCCGGACCGCCCGACCCGAACGGTGCGGCTCCCGTGCGCGTTCCTCCATCGCGAGTCGTGCGGGTGTACCGACCAGAAGCACCACAAGAACGCCTCGCAGTCCGGGAAAGGACCCGTCTCGTGA
- the uvrC gene encoding excinuclease ABC subunit UvrC: MADPSSYRPKPGQIPDSPGVYKFRDEHRRVIYVGKAKSLRQRLANYFQDLAGLHPRTRTMVTTAASVEWTVVSTEVEALQLEYSWIKEFDPRFNVKYRDDKSYPYLAVTMNEEYPRVQVMRGQKRKGVRYFGPYGHAWAIRDTVDLLLRVFPVRTCSAGVFKNAARTGRPCLLGYIGKCSAPCVGRVSAEEHRELAEDFSDFMAGRTGTYIRRLEQRMTEAAEEMEYERAARLRDDIEALRKAMEKSAVVLADATDADLIAVAEDELEAAVQIFHVRGGRVRGQRGWVTDKVEEVTTGALVEHALQQLYGEEKGDSVPKEVLVPALPDPVEPVQEWLAARRGSGVSLRIPQRGDKKALMETVERNAQHSLVLHKTKRASDLTTRSRALEEIAEALDLDSAPLRIECYDISHLQGDDVVASMVVFEDGLQRKSEYRRFQIKGFEGQDDVRSMHEVIGRRFKRYIAEKEKTGEWADGQEPGQEPGQELKDDDGRPKRFAYPPQLVVVDGGQPQVAAAQRALDELGIDDIAVCGLAKRLEEVWVPGEDDPVILPRTSEGLYLLQRVRDEAHRFAITYQRVKRAKRFRASPLDDVPGLGETRKQALIKHFGSVKKLRSATIDQIREVPGIGLKTAETIAVALAQAAPAAPAVNTATGEIMDYTEAPQDTADTQDGEPETRAGSPGEPVAAGAPDERRGQEK, translated from the coding sequence ATGGCCGACCCCTCCAGCTACCGCCCCAAGCCGGGACAGATCCCGGACTCTCCCGGGGTGTACAAATTCCGCGACGAGCACCGCCGGGTGATCTACGTCGGGAAGGCGAAAAGCCTGCGCCAACGCCTGGCCAACTACTTCCAGGATCTGGCCGGCCTCCACCCACGCACCCGCACGATGGTCACCACGGCCGCCTCCGTGGAGTGGACGGTGGTGTCCACGGAGGTCGAGGCGCTCCAGCTGGAGTACTCCTGGATCAAGGAGTTCGACCCCCGTTTCAACGTCAAGTACCGCGACGACAAGAGCTACCCGTATCTCGCGGTGACGATGAACGAGGAGTACCCGCGCGTGCAGGTGATGCGCGGCCAGAAGCGCAAGGGCGTCCGCTATTTCGGGCCGTACGGGCACGCGTGGGCGATCCGCGACACCGTGGACCTGCTTCTGCGCGTTTTCCCCGTGCGCACATGCTCGGCCGGCGTCTTCAAGAACGCCGCCCGCACCGGTCGCCCCTGCCTCCTCGGTTACATCGGCAAGTGCTCGGCACCCTGCGTCGGGCGCGTCTCGGCCGAGGAACACCGCGAACTGGCCGAGGATTTCAGCGACTTCATGGCCGGCCGCACGGGGACGTACATCCGCCGGCTCGAACAGCGGATGACGGAAGCGGCCGAGGAGATGGAGTACGAGCGGGCGGCCCGTCTGCGCGACGACATCGAGGCCCTGCGGAAGGCCATGGAGAAGAGCGCGGTCGTGCTCGCCGACGCGACCGACGCCGACCTGATCGCGGTCGCCGAGGACGAGCTGGAAGCGGCCGTGCAGATCTTCCACGTACGCGGTGGGCGGGTGCGCGGCCAGCGGGGCTGGGTGACCGACAAGGTCGAGGAGGTCACCACCGGGGCTCTGGTCGAGCACGCCCTCCAGCAGCTCTACGGGGAGGAGAAGGGCGACTCCGTCCCCAAGGAGGTCCTCGTCCCCGCGCTGCCCGACCCTGTGGAACCCGTCCAGGAGTGGCTGGCGGCGCGACGCGGATCCGGCGTCTCGCTGCGCATCCCGCAGCGCGGCGACAAGAAGGCCCTCATGGAGACCGTCGAGCGCAACGCACAGCATTCGCTCGTGCTGCACAAGACCAAGCGCGCCTCCGACCTGACGACCCGCTCGCGCGCGCTGGAGGAGATCGCCGAGGCCCTCGACCTGGACAGCGCCCCGCTGCGGATCGAGTGCTACGACATCTCCCACCTCCAGGGCGACGACGTGGTGGCGTCCATGGTCGTCTTCGAGGACGGCCTGCAGCGCAAGAGCGAGTACCGCCGCTTCCAGATCAAGGGCTTCGAGGGACAGGACGACGTCCGGTCCATGCACGAGGTGATCGGCCGTCGCTTCAAGCGCTACATCGCCGAGAAGGAGAAGACCGGCGAATGGGCGGACGGCCAGGAACCCGGCCAGGAACCCGGCCAGGAGCTGAAGGACGACGACGGGCGACCCAAGCGGTTCGCCTATCCGCCGCAGCTCGTCGTCGTCGACGGCGGGCAGCCGCAGGTCGCCGCCGCCCAGCGGGCGCTGGACGAGCTGGGCATCGACGACATCGCCGTCTGCGGTCTCGCCAAGCGCCTGGAGGAGGTCTGGGTGCCCGGCGAGGACGACCCGGTGATCCTGCCCCGCACCAGTGAGGGCCTGTATCTGCTCCAGCGTGTGCGTGACGAGGCCCACCGCTTCGCGATCACCTATCAGCGCGTCAAACGGGCCAAGCGCTTCCGGGCGAGCCCACTGGATGATGTGCCCGGACTCGGCGAAACCCGGAAACAGGCGCTGATCAAGCATTTCGGCTCGGTGAAGAAGCTGCGGTCCGCCACAATCGACCAGATCCGCGAGGTTCCCGGCATAGGCCTGAAGACGGCCGAGACGATCGCCGTGGCCCTCGCACAGGCGGCCCCGGCCGCACCCGCCGTGAACACGGCGACCGGAGAGATCATGGATTACACGGAAGCACCGCAAGACACGGCAGACACGCAGGACGGTGAACCCGAAACGAGGGCGGGTTCCCCGGGGGAGCCCGTAGCCGCGGGCGCCCCGGACGAGCGACGGGGGCAGGAGAAATGA
- the rapZ gene encoding RNase adapter RapZ has translation MTEHETPKAEHTADGQAGHKEAGDDRSRHAEGPAPGAAADQEPPGQEDGEQVGTGSETAGVPEAAIPELVIISGMSGAGRSTAAKCLEDLGWFVVDNLPPALIPTMVELGARSQGNVARIAVVVDVRGRRFFDNLRESLADLAVKGVTRRIVFLESSDDALVRRFESVRRPHPLQGDGRIVDGIAAERELLRELRGDADLVIDTSSLNVHELRAKMDAQFAGEEEPELRATVMSFGFKYGLPVDADLVVDMRFLPNPHWVPELRPYTGLNEEVSAYVFNQPGAKEFLDRYAELLQLIAAGYRREGKRYVTIAVGCTGGKHRSVATSEKLAARLASQGVETVIVHRDMGRE, from the coding sequence ATGACCGAACACGAGACACCGAAGGCCGAGCACACAGCGGACGGCCAGGCAGGTCACAAGGAAGCGGGCGATGATCGCTCGCGGCACGCCGAGGGCCCCGCACCGGGCGCCGCGGCGGACCAGGAACCGCCGGGCCAGGAAGACGGAGAGCAAGTGGGTACGGGCAGCGAGACAGCCGGGGTCCCCGAAGCGGCCATCCCCGAGCTGGTGATCATCTCCGGCATGTCCGGAGCCGGCCGCTCGACGGCCGCCAAGTGTCTGGAGGACCTCGGCTGGTTCGTCGTCGACAACCTGCCGCCCGCGCTGATCCCCACCATGGTGGAGCTCGGCGCCCGCTCCCAGGGCAACGTCGCGAGGATCGCGGTCGTCGTCGACGTACGCGGCAGGCGTTTCTTCGACAACCTCCGTGAGTCGCTCGCCGACCTGGCGGTGAAGGGCGTCACTCGGCGGATCGTCTTCCTGGAGTCGTCGGACGACGCCCTGGTGCGCCGTTTCGAGTCGGTGCGCCGGCCGCATCCCCTCCAGGGGGACGGCCGCATCGTCGACGGCATCGCCGCCGAGCGCGAGCTGCTGCGCGAGCTGCGCGGCGACGCCGACCTGGTGATCGACACCTCCAGCCTCAACGTGCACGAACTGCGCGCCAAGATGGACGCCCAGTTCGCCGGCGAGGAGGAGCCCGAGCTGCGGGCCACGGTGATGTCCTTCGGCTTCAAGTACGGCCTCCCGGTCGATGCCGACCTGGTCGTGGACATGCGGTTCCTGCCCAACCCGCACTGGGTCCCGGAGCTGCGCCCGTACACCGGTCTCAACGAGGAGGTGTCGGCGTACGTCTTCAACCAGCCCGGCGCCAAGGAGTTCCTCGACCGGTACGCCGAGCTGCTTCAGCTCATCGCCGCCGGATACCGCCGCGAGGGCAAGCGCTATGTGACGATCGCGGTCGGCTGCACCGGCGGCAAGCACCGTTCGGTCGCCACCTCGGAGAAGCTCGCCGCCCGCCTTGCCTCGCAGGGCGTGGAGACCGTGATCGTGCACCGGGACATGGGACGGGAATGA
- a CDS encoding gluconeogenesis factor YvcK family protein has product MTGRTPRLSRLRRVTPEGRAARPVEARGARPRRRGAQPKVVALGGGMGLSASLAALRRITGDLTAVVTVADDGGSSGRLRDELGVLPPGDLRKALAALCGDDEWGQTWARVIQHRFQSKGDLHEHAVGNLLIVALWEQLGDHVQALDLVGRLLGAHGRVLPMSAVPLELQALVRGHDPERPDDVDTVRGQATVALTPGEVQSVHLVPRDPPAVPEAVAAVLDADWVVLGPGSWFSSVIPHLLVPELLDALTETKARRVLSLNLAPQPGETDGFSPQRHLEVLGRHAPKLALDVVLADEAAVPDRDLLTDAAKRFGAAVELAPVARTDGSPRHDTELLAAAYDRIFRMHGRIGPWR; this is encoded by the coding sequence ATGACGGGACGTACACCGCGGCTGAGCAGGCTGCGACGGGTGACCCCCGAGGGCCGGGCGGCCCGGCCCGTCGAGGCCCGCGGCGCCAGGCCGCGCCGTCGGGGCGCCCAGCCCAAGGTCGTCGCCCTGGGCGGCGGCATGGGTCTGTCCGCGTCGCTCGCCGCACTGCGCCGGATCACCGGCGACCTGACGGCCGTCGTCACCGTGGCCGACGACGGCGGCTCCAGCGGGCGCCTGCGCGACGAGCTGGGCGTGCTGCCGCCCGGCGACCTGCGCAAGGCCCTGGCCGCGTTGTGCGGCGACGACGAGTGGGGCCAGACCTGGGCCCGCGTCATCCAGCACCGCTTCCAGTCCAAGGGCGATCTGCACGAGCACGCGGTCGGCAACCTGCTGATCGTGGCCTTGTGGGAGCAGCTCGGTGACCACGTCCAGGCCCTCGACCTCGTCGGCAGGCTCCTGGGCGCGCACGGCCGCGTCCTGCCGATGTCCGCCGTACCCCTGGAACTGCAGGCCCTGGTCAGGGGACACGACCCGGAGCGGCCCGACGACGTCGACACCGTACGGGGACAGGCGACCGTCGCGTTGACGCCCGGCGAGGTGCAGAGCGTGCATCTCGTGCCGCGCGACCCGCCCGCCGTCCCGGAAGCCGTCGCCGCCGTCCTGGACGCCGACTGGGTGGTCCTCGGGCCCGGCTCCTGGTTCTCCTCCGTGATTCCGCACCTGCTGGTGCCGGAGCTGCTCGACGCGCTCACCGAGACGAAGGCCCGCCGGGTACTCTCGCTGAACCTCGCGCCGCAACCCGGAGAAACCGATGGCTTCTCCCCGCAGCGTCATTTGGAGGTTTTGGGACGACACGCCCCTAAACTCGCCCTGGACGTGGTGCTGGCCGACGAGGCCGCCGTGCCCGACCGCGATTTGCTGACCGATGCCGCGAAGCGGTTCGGCGCCGCGGTCGAGCTGGCGCCGGTGGCCCGGACCGACGGATCTCCTCGGCACGATACGGAGCTGTTGGCCGCCGCGTACGACCGTATTTTTCGGATGCATGGAAGGATCGGCCCATGGCGATGA
- the whiA gene encoding DNA-binding protein WhiA translates to MAMTAAVKDEISRLPVTRTCCRKAEVSAILRFAGGLHLVSGRIVIEAELDTAMAARRLKRDILEIFGHSSELIVMAPGGLRRGSRYVVRVVAGGDQLARQTGLVDGRGRPIRGLPPQVVSGATCDAEAAWRGAFLAHGSLTEPGRSSSLEVTCPGPEAALALVGAARRLSIAAKAREVRGVDRVVVRDGDAIGALLTRLGAHESVLAWEERRMRREVRATANRLANFDDANLRRSARAAVAAGARVQRALEILADEVPEHLAAAGRLRMDHKQASLEELGALADPPLTKDAVAGRIRRLLAMADKRAQDLGIPGTESNLTEEMADAG, encoded by the coding sequence ATGGCGATGACGGCAGCGGTGAAGGACGAGATTTCCCGGCTCCCCGTCACCCGTACCTGCTGCAGGAAGGCGGAGGTCTCCGCCATTCTGCGGTTCGCCGGCGGCCTCCACCTGGTGAGCGGGCGCATCGTGATCGAGGCGGAGCTGGACACCGCGATGGCGGCTCGTCGGCTCAAGCGGGACATCCTGGAGATTTTCGGCCACAGTTCCGAACTGATCGTGATGGCGCCCGGCGGACTTCGCCGCGGCTCCCGTTACGTGGTCCGGGTGGTCGCGGGCGGCGACCAGCTGGCCCGCCAGACAGGGCTCGTGGACGGCCGTGGGCGCCCGATCAGAGGCCTGCCCCCACAGGTGGTCTCCGGGGCCACCTGTGATGCGGAGGCGGCCTGGAGAGGCGCCTTCCTGGCCCACGGCTCGCTCACCGAGCCGGGACGCTCCTCGTCCCTGGAGGTGACCTGCCCGGGCCCCGAGGCCGCGCTCGCCCTCGTCGGTGCCGCCCGCCGCCTCTCGATCGCCGCCAAGGCCCGTGAGGTGCGGGGTGTCGACCGGGTCGTCGTCCGGGACGGGGACGCGATCGGCGCCCTTCTCACCCGGCTCGGCGCGCACGAGTCCGTGCTGGCCTGGGAGGAGCGGCGGATGCGCCGCGAGGTCCGCGCCACCGCGAACCGCCTCGCCAACTTCGACGACGCCAACCTGCGCCGTTCCGCGCGCGCGGCCGTCGCCGCCGGTGCCCGGGTCCAGCGCGCGCTGGAGATCCTGGCCGACGAGGTTCCTGAGCATCTCGCGGCGGCCGGCCGGCTGCGCATGGACCACAAGCAGGCCTCCCTGGAGGAGCTGGGCGCCCTCGCCGACCCGCCGCTGACCAAGGACGCCGTCGCGGGCCGAATCCGCCGACTGCTGGCCATGGCCGACAAGCGGGCCCAGGACCTCGGCATCCCGGGGACGGAGTCCAACCTCACCGAGGAGATGGCCGACGCGGGCTGA